A window from Pedobacter africanus encodes these proteins:
- a CDS encoding radical SAM protein, with the protein MKTRDYIYYDYTKSLCPECLQLCDAKIVFQDAKVFMLKNCRVHGDSKVMIADDIEYYKQIRNYNKQSEMPLKFNTKVHYGCPYDCGLCTDHEQHSCLTIIEVTDRCNLSCPTCYAMSSPNYGRHRTLEEINKMMDVVVANEGEPDVVQLSGGEPTVHPDFFKILDLAKTKPIKHLMVNTNGIRLAKDIGFVEKLASYMPDFEIYLQFDSFSAEVLEKLRGEDLTEVRKKAIDHLNRFNVSTTLVVTLQKGVNDHEIGEILDYALKQKCVRGVTFQPTQVAGRNDNYNDQQGRITLTEVRRKIYEQYPLFKPQDLIPVPCNPDALCMAYALKLDEEVLPMTHLINPEDLLNNSKNTIVFEHDEKLKEHMLNLFSTGVSVDCAEGTFGELMCCLPRVQSDSLSYNNLFRIIIMNFMDPLDFDVRAVKKSCVHIVSDKMKLIPFETMNIFYRDHKIEAIREKLNLN; encoded by the coding sequence ATGAAAACCAGAGATTACATTTACTACGATTATACCAAAAGCCTTTGCCCGGAATGTTTACAGCTTTGCGATGCCAAAATCGTATTTCAGGACGCAAAAGTATTTATGCTGAAAAACTGCAGGGTACATGGCGATAGTAAGGTCATGATAGCCGACGATATTGAATATTACAAGCAGATCAGGAATTACAATAAGCAATCGGAGATGCCCCTGAAGTTTAATACAAAGGTACACTATGGCTGCCCTTACGATTGTGGCCTGTGCACAGATCATGAGCAGCATTCCTGCCTAACCATCATAGAAGTGACAGATCGCTGCAACCTGAGTTGTCCTACCTGTTATGCCATGTCATCCCCAAATTATGGACGGCACCGTACATTGGAGGAAATCAATAAAATGATGGATGTGGTAGTTGCCAATGAAGGCGAGCCGGATGTGGTCCAGCTTTCGGGCGGTGAGCCTACCGTTCATCCGGATTTCTTTAAAATACTTGATCTGGCTAAAACCAAGCCCATCAAACACCTGATGGTAAATACCAACGGCATCAGGCTGGCAAAGGATATTGGCTTTGTAGAAAAGCTCGCTTCTTATATGCCCGATTTTGAAATTTACCTGCAGTTTGACAGTTTTAGCGCTGAGGTGCTGGAAAAACTGAGAGGAGAGGACCTGACAGAGGTAAGAAAGAAGGCTATTGACCACCTTAACCGGTTCAATGTTTCTACAACGCTGGTAGTTACCCTTCAGAAAGGTGTAAATGATCATGAAATTGGTGAAATACTGGATTATGCTTTAAAGCAGAAATGCGTAAGGGGCGTAACTTTTCAGCCTACCCAGGTGGCGGGGAGGAACGACAATTACAATGACCAGCAGGGGAGGATCACACTGACAGAAGTGAGGCGCAAAATCTATGAGCAGTATCCCCTGTTTAAACCGCAGGATCTGATCCCGGTGCCCTGTAACCCTGATGCACTTTGTATGGCCTATGCGTTAAAGCTAGACGAGGAAGTGTTGCCCATGACACACCTCATTAACCCGGAAGACCTGCTCAACAATTCAAAAAATACCATTGTTTTTGAACATGATGAAAAACTGAAAGAACATATGCTCAATTTGTTTAGTACAGGGGTTTCTGTAGATTGTGCCGAAGGGACATTCGGGGAACTGATGTGCTGTCTGCCGCGGGTACAGTCTGACAGTCTGAGTTACAACAATCTGTTCAGGATCATTATCATGAACTTTATGGATCCGCTGGATTTTGACGTAAGGGCCGTAAAAAAATCATGTGTGCATATTGTAAGCGATAAAATGAAACTCATCCCTTTCGAAACCATGAATATTTTTTACAGGGACCATAAAATAGAGGCAATAAGAGAAAAATTAAACCTCAATTAA
- a CDS encoding prolipoprotein diacylglyceryl transferase, which produces MSFPVQFKLFGELYHWHYIFELLAFFVGVRLYYFLKRGIKDPISDENRMWIMLGAMLGALVGSRVVAILETPGQLGQLSFFMLYQSKTIAGGLLGGLFGVELVKKAIGVKIASGDIYVIPIIVALFIGRIGCFLMGIDEPVFGNATTFFMGMDLGDGLKRHPVALYEMLYMVLLCGLFIGLSKKEMVNGDRFKLFMVLYFLYRFAVEFIKPYHPLFLNLSSIHWAALFIFLYYYKFIIRTAKQLCP; this is translated from the coding sequence TTGAGTTTTCCCGTTCAATTTAAGCTCTTCGGAGAATTATACCACTGGCATTATATTTTTGAGTTGCTGGCCTTCTTTGTTGGTGTACGTTTATACTATTTCCTGAAAAGAGGGATTAAAGATCCGATTTCTGATGAAAACAGGATGTGGATTATGCTTGGGGCAATGCTGGGTGCTTTGGTCGGTTCCAGGGTAGTTGCCATACTGGAAACGCCAGGACAACTTGGACAGCTCAGTTTTTTTATGCTTTACCAGAGTAAAACCATTGCAGGGGGCTTACTTGGCGGCTTGTTTGGGGTAGAGCTTGTTAAAAAGGCAATTGGGGTAAAAATAGCATCGGGCGATATTTATGTAATCCCTATTATAGTTGCGTTGTTCATCGGACGGATCGGCTGTTTCCTGATGGGTATTGATGAACCCGTGTTTGGAAATGCGACTACGTTTTTTATGGGGATGGATCTGGGCGATGGCTTGAAAAGGCATCCGGTAGCCTTGTACGAGATGTTGTATATGGTATTGCTATGTGGTCTTTTTATCGGGCTTAGCAAAAAGGAAATGGTCAATGGTGATCGCTTTAAGCTGTTTATGGTGCTGTATTTTTTATACCGGTTTGCCGTGGAGTTCATCAAACCTTACCATCCCCTTTTTTTAAATTTAAGCAGTATACACTGGGCAGCATTGTTTATATTTCTGTATTATTATAAATTCATCATCCGCACAGCGAAACAATTATGCCCATGA